Genomic DNA from Phaeobacter porticola:
CAAGGTGATGTTCGACGCCGCACATCAATGCGGTATTATTGCGGGCAAAGCCTGGTCGGATCCGCTCGCGGAAGGGGCTCACTTCATGACCATGAGCACCTACAAGAGCCTTGGCGGCCCTGCCGGTGGCCTGATCGTGACCAATGATGCCAGCATGGCCAAAGCGCTGGACGCAATCGCCTTTCCCGGCATGACGGCGAACTTCGACGTAGCAAAATCCGCGGCACTTGCCGTGACCATGCTGGACTGGCGTGATTTTGGTCGCGCCTATGCGGTCGAGATGATCGCTATGGCACAGGCCCTGTCTGCGGCTCTTGAAGGCGAAGGTGTGAAGCTGTTCAAAACCGCTGAAGGCGTCACCAATTCGCATCAGTTTGCGGTGCTTGCAGCCCCCTACGGCGGCGGTCAGGCGGCGTCCAAACTATTGCGCAAAGGCGGCTTTCTCGCCAGTGGCATCGGCCTGCCGCTGGAATCAGTTGCCGGTGACATGAATGGGTTGCGACTTGGCACACCAGAACTGGTCCGCTGGGGCATGACTGCTAAGGATGCAGCCCCTCTGGCAAGTCTGATTGCACAAGCGCTGCAGGGAAAGCCGGTCACCGCCGAAGTTGCCAACTGGCGCAGATCTTTTGACCGGCTGCATTTTGTCCACTGACATCCGGGTAAGCGCACCGGCAAAACAAAAGCCCCGGAGTCTATCCTCCGGGGCTTCTTGCTGATCAGGCCATGCCCGCCCCCCGGAACGCTTTTGTGGGAAACGGAGCGGGAGCTGGGCAGGCCGTTTTCAGCCCGCGCGGCGCATCAGCGACCGCAGCGTTCGATCAAAGGTTGCGGCCAGCGACACCCGCTTGCGGCCGATCTGGGCCTTGGCCGAGATCACAGAAACCAACATTGGTGCCTGTCCCGGACGCATTTGCAGGACCGGAGAGCCAGAGGCCCCGAATTCGACGCGACAAGACGTTACAAGCGTTTCACTTCTGGTTGACAGTATCCGGCACCCTTTTTCACGAGCAGGACGGGTTGACTGGTTTACGCTATAAGACAGCACATCTACGCTTTCGCCAGGTGTTGGTGCTGCGGCCAGCGCAAAGGGGCGGATCTGACTGCCAGCAATTGGACGATCCAACCGCAAGACTGCAATATCGCTGCCCGCTTCGCTGCGGCTGGACCATTTGTGTTGGTAGCCGGGGTGAATCACTGCCTTGACCACACGGCGAGATGCTTTGGAGCGGCGGCCATTCAAGCCCGCTTCAAACTTAATGTTGCGCGGATTGACGGCCTGTCCTGTTTGCGGATTGAACAGACAATGTGCAGCGGTCAACACCAGGTTGGGTGCAATAAGACTGCCGGTGCACATATTGCGCCCCGCGATATTGAGTCGTCCGACGGCTTCCCAGCCCTGCACCGCCCTGACCCCGGCAGATTGCGCCTCAACAGGCATGCTAGAGGTTGTACTTAAGATAAAGGCGGCGGCGATAATTCCGATAATGCGTTTCATGGTTCACTCCATTTTTCCCACATCTCCATCATCGGGGTCAGCTGCGGCTGGAATGCGGCTTGGAGTAGTACGGGTCTGTCAGAAACACGGGCAGAATGTGACGTGATTAACATTGGGTTAACACCAGCCGGTCTCGCTGCCTCGCAAAAGACAAACCTCTATATTTTCCTTAACAGGTCTGAACGTTTTTAGAAAAAATCACCTTAAACACCTGAAAAAATGTCTCTTTTCCAGCAAGTATTTGAACGGATATTTTCCTTACCACAGTGGATCTCGGCCCAATTCTGGCAAGAAACATGGATGATTAAGGCGGAATTGGGTCCATGATATCCGCGAATTAGGCGAATCCGGGAGATTGAATACGGCGCTAAATCTTAAGGCCTGCAGACATGTCTATGGCTTGGCATCTCTCAGGAGATCCGCGCCGTCAATTCCTATTTCGACCTTAACCTGTGCGTGGCATCTCAAAGCTAAGCGCGGAATTTTACAACCTTAGCATTATCACCTCTGTAGCATTGTCTCTGTGGCGCACAAAAAAAGCCCCGGCTTTGAAACCGGGGCTTTCTTCAGATCAAGTAGCGATAGGTTCAGGCAACGATGGCCTGTTCGCGTTTCTCTTCCCGACCAAAAAAGATCAGGTAGAAGACCGGTGCAGCCACCAATGTCAGCACGGTTGCAAAGGCCAGACCGCCCATGATGGTGATTGCCATCGACACAAAGAACGCATCCGTCAGCAACGGCGCCATCCCCAAAATGGTTGTGACCGCCGCCAACATCACTGGGCGCAAACGCGAAACTGAGGCTTCGACGATGGCTTCCCGCAGCGGCCTGCCTTCGGCACGGACCAGGTCAATCTCCTCGACCAGCACAATGCCGTTCTTGATGAGCAT
This window encodes:
- the glyA gene encoding serine hydroxymethyltransferase; amino-acid sequence: MTIAHKTWLPEPCAQRVSQIEDDIASASSDILLGRIQHLTETNRVIHEEECFNLNPATNVMNPKAEALLASGLGSRPSLGYPGDKYEMGLEAIEEIEVIAAQLAGEIFDADYAEIRVPSGALANLYGFMATCQPGDTIIAPPASIGGHVTHHATGCAGLYGLRCLEAPVLADGYTVDMGGLRQLARQERPKLITIGGSLNLFEHPVAGVRAIADEVGAKVMFDAAHQCGIIAGKAWSDPLAEGAHFMTMSTYKSLGGPAGGLIVTNDASMAKALDAIAFPGMTANFDVAKSAALAVTMLDWRDFGRAYAVEMIAMAQALSAALEGEGVKLFKTAEGVTNSHQFAVLAAPYGGGQAASKLLRKGGFLASGIGLPLESVAGDMNGLRLGTPELVRWGMTAKDAAPLASLIAQALQGKPVTAEVANWRRSFDRLHFVH
- a CDS encoding trypsin-like serine peptidase; amino-acid sequence: MKRIIGIIAAAFILSTTSSMPVEAQSAGVRAVQGWEAVGRLNIAGRNMCTGSLIAPNLVLTAAHCLFNPQTGQAVNPRNIKFEAGLNGRRSKASRRVVKAVIHPGYQHKWSSRSEAGSDIAVLRLDRPIAGSQIRPFALAAAPTPGESVDVLSYSVNQSTRPAREKGCRILSTRSETLVTSCRVEFGASGSPVLQMRPGQAPMLVSVISAKAQIGRKRVSLAATFDRTLRSLMRRAG